One Pseudomonas tolaasii NCPPB 2192 genomic window carries:
- a CDS encoding phosphoglycolate phosphatase, producing the protein MSGFEQLFPGKLPRLVMFDLDGTLIDSVPDLAAAVDQMLLKLGRKPVGIEPVRMWVGNGVQMLVRRALANHIDAEGVDEVEAEHALELFNAAYEDGHELTVVYPGVRDTLKWLHKQGVEMALITNKPERFVAPLLDQMKIGRYFRWIIGGDTLPQKKPDPAALFFVMKMANIPASQSLFVGDSRSDVLAAKAAGVQCVALSYGYNHGRPIAEESPAMVIDDLRLLIPGCLGAGAEITLPDIEPTHSGNSLVVVTRKLWMKVIKALARWRWRA; encoded by the coding sequence ATGAGCGGCTTCGAGCAGCTGTTCCCCGGCAAACTGCCACGGTTGGTGATGTTCGATCTGGACGGTACCTTGATCGATTCGGTGCCTGACCTGGCGGCCGCGGTGGACCAGATGCTGCTCAAGCTGGGGCGCAAGCCGGTCGGGATCGAGCCGGTCCGCATGTGGGTCGGCAACGGCGTACAGATGCTGGTGCGCCGGGCCCTGGCCAACCACATTGATGCTGAAGGCGTCGATGAAGTCGAGGCCGAGCACGCACTTGAACTGTTTAACGCCGCCTATGAAGACGGCCACGAACTGACCGTGGTTTACCCCGGCGTGCGTGACACCCTCAAGTGGCTGCACAAGCAGGGTGTGGAAATGGCGCTGATCACCAACAAGCCGGAGCGTTTTGTCGCGCCGCTGCTGGATCAGATGAAAATTGGCCGGTATTTCCGCTGGATCATCGGCGGCGATACCTTGCCGCAGAAAAAGCCCGACCCGGCCGCGCTGTTCTTTGTGATGAAAATGGCCAATATTCCGGCTTCGCAGTCGCTGTTTGTCGGTGACTCGCGCAGTGACGTGCTGGCGGCCAAAGCCGCGGGTGTGCAGTGCGTGGCGCTGAGTTACGGCTATAACCATGGCCGGCCGATCGCCGAAGAGTCGCCTGCCATGGTGATTGATGACCTGCGCCTGCTAATCCCCGGTTGCTTGGGAGCGGGCGCTGAGATAACGTTGCCCGACATCGAACCAACCCATTCTGGAAACTCCCTCGTGGTGGTCACTCGCAAACTCTGGATGAAAGTCATCAAGGCCCTGGCCCGCTGGCGTTGGCGCGCCTGA
- the rpe gene encoding ribulose-phosphate 3-epimerase: MQPFVIAPSILSADFARLGEEVDKVLAAGADFVHFDVMDNHYVPNLTIGPMVCAALRKYGITAPIDAHLMVSPVDRIIGDFVEAGATYISFHPEATLHVDRTLQLIREGGCKAGLVFNPATPLSVLEYVMDKVDMILLMSVNPGFGGQKFIPGTLNKLREARALIDASGRDIRLEIDGGVNVNNIREIAAAGADTFVAGSAIFNAPDYKEVIDKMRAELALARP, encoded by the coding sequence ATGCAGCCCTTCGTCATTGCTCCATCGATTCTCTCCGCCGATTTCGCCCGCCTGGGTGAGGAAGTGGACAAGGTTTTGGCCGCCGGTGCCGACTTCGTGCACTTCGACGTCATGGACAACCACTACGTGCCCAACCTGACCATCGGCCCGATGGTGTGCGCAGCGCTGCGCAAGTACGGCATCACCGCGCCGATTGATGCGCACCTGATGGTCAGCCCGGTAGACCGCATCATCGGCGACTTCGTCGAAGCGGGCGCGACCTACATCAGCTTCCACCCGGAAGCCACGCTGCACGTGGACCGCACCCTGCAACTGATCCGCGAAGGCGGCTGCAAGGCGGGCCTGGTGTTCAACCCGGCCACTCCGCTGAGCGTGCTCGAGTACGTGATGGACAAGGTCGACATGATCCTGCTGATGAGCGTCAACCCGGGCTTCGGCGGGCAGAAGTTCATTCCCGGCACGCTGAACAAGCTGCGCGAAGCCCGCGCGCTGATCGATGCGTCCGGTCGCGACATCCGCCTGGAAATCGACGGCGGGGTCAACGTCAACAACATCCGTGAAATCGCTGCCGCTGGTGCCGACACCTTTGTGGCCGGCTCGGCGATCTTCAACGCGCCGGACTACAAGGAAGTCATCGACAAGATGCGGGCCGAACTGGCGCTGGCGCGTCCATGA